In Sodalis ligni, a single genomic region encodes these proteins:
- a CDS encoding phage N-6-adenine-methyltransferase, with protein sequence MNHYCVALEQLHRQPAHKLKEIGDQWRTPDPLFWGINAMFGPLVLDLFADESNAKCEAFYSAADNALSQDWSARLVELNGAAFANPPYSRASQHDGQYITGMRHIMAYAAEMRERGGRYVFLIKAATSEVWWPEQADHISFIRGRVGFDVPVWFKPSDEQQVPTGAFFAGAIAVFDKNWRGPAMGYVSRDQLEAQGNAFLAQIRREAQRINHQQNIPEIIPLPETNNKVWPEEVHFLFDQVPAAENLPAELQNKIRHHIHRMKLDGMPTDAIISQTVKLTAAMGATA encoded by the coding sequence ATGAACCACTACTGCGTTGCGCTGGAGCAACTCCACCGTCAACCCGCCCACAAACTGAAAGAGATTGGCGATCAGTGGCGTACTCCGGATCCGCTATTCTGGGGCATTAACGCTATGTTCGGCCCGCTTGTCCTGGACCTGTTTGCCGACGAGAGTAACGCCAAATGCGAGGCGTTTTACTCCGCGGCTGACAATGCGCTGTCGCAGGACTGGTCGGCACGTCTAGTGGAACTCAACGGGGCCGCATTCGCTAATCCTCCTTACTCCCGCGCCAGCCAGCACGACGGCCAGTACATTACCGGTATGCGGCACATCATGGCCTACGCGGCGGAAATGCGGGAACGGGGTGGGCGGTATGTGTTTTTGATTAAAGCTGCCACATCCGAGGTTTGGTGGCCGGAGCAGGCCGACCATATTTCATTCATCCGTGGTCGTGTCGGTTTTGACGTTCCTGTCTGGTTTAAACCCTCAGATGAACAGCAGGTGCCCACCGGCGCGTTTTTTGCGGGCGCCATCGCGGTATTCGATAAAAACTGGCGTGGCCCGGCCATGGGTTATGTCAGCCGCGATCAACTCGAAGCCCAGGGCAATGCCTTTCTTGCGCAGATCAGGCGCGAGGCGCAACGCATAAACCACCAGCAAAATATTCCAGAAATTATTCCATTACCGGAAACCAATAACAAAGTATGGCCGGAAGAGGTCCATTTCTTATTTGACCAAGTGCCTGCTGCCGAAAATCTGCCGGCCGAGCTGCAAAACAAAATTCGTCATCACATCCATCGAATGAAACTCGATGGCATGCCTACCGACGCCATTATCAGCCAGACCGTGAAATTAACTGCAGCCATGGGAGCAACAGCATGA
- a CDS encoding phosphoadenosine phosphosulfate reductase family protein yields MKIDSRSLAPGVKNVICVSGGKDSLATWLLAREAGVDHFAAFADTGHEHPITLAYLDYLETNLGPIRRVKADFTDRIEGKRKFIAEVWPVSLVEECGFTPERATEIIEKALFILHPTGIPFLDLCMWKGRFPSSQRRFCTTELKHEPMRLQVIEPLTSAGTEVVSWQGIRAEESKERAKLFPWESGFDIGPRLSIYRPILDWKHADVFALARRHGIDPNPLYKMGCSRVGCMPCVNARKGELAEIFSRWPEEITRVAAWERLVSACSRRQNSSFFTSTMDPMNSERRSEVITLESHGIEAYRDWAMTTRGGHQFDLLAEASDHSVCNSVYAGVCE; encoded by the coding sequence ATGAAAATTGATAGCCGCTCCCTGGCACCAGGCGTTAAAAATGTCATTTGTGTGTCTGGTGGCAAAGACAGCCTCGCCACCTGGCTGCTGGCGCGGGAGGCTGGCGTTGACCATTTCGCCGCATTCGCCGATACCGGCCATGAGCACCCCATCACCCTGGCATATCTCGATTATTTGGAAACCAACTTAGGTCCTATTCGCCGCGTTAAGGCTGATTTTACTGATCGCATCGAGGGCAAGCGCAAGTTTATTGCCGAAGTTTGGCCGGTTTCGCTGGTGGAGGAATGCGGTTTTACGCCGGAGCGCGCAACGGAAATCATCGAGAAAGCATTGTTCATTCTGCATCCTACAGGTATCCCATTCCTCGATCTCTGCATGTGGAAAGGGCGATTTCCTTCGTCACAACGGCGGTTCTGCACCACTGAGCTGAAACACGAACCCATGCGCCTGCAGGTAATTGAACCCTTGACCTCTGCCGGTACCGAGGTCGTGAGCTGGCAGGGTATTCGAGCCGAAGAATCGAAGGAACGAGCAAAGCTTTTCCCCTGGGAGTCCGGTTTCGATATTGGACCGCGGCTAAGTATCTACCGCCCAATTCTGGATTGGAAACACGCGGATGTTTTTGCCCTAGCGCGGCGGCACGGCATTGACCCAAATCCACTCTACAAAATGGGCTGTAGCCGTGTGGGTTGCATGCCATGTGTTAATGCTCGCAAAGGCGAGTTGGCTGAGATATTTAGCCGGTGGCCTGAAGAGATCACCCGCGTTGCAGCATGGGAACGGCTGGTCAGCGCATGCAGCCGCCGACAGAATTCAAGCTTTTTTACTTCAACCATGGATCCGATGAACTCAGAACGCCGTAGCGAGGTTATTACTTTGGAATCGCATGGCATTGAGGCATACCGCGACTGGGCCATGACAACTCGCGGCGGACATCAATTTGACCTGCTGGCAGAGGCAAGTGATCACTCCGTCTGCAACAGCGTATATGCGGGGGTGTGTGAATGA
- a CDS encoding PerC family transcriptional regulator has product MTPFQKESALAEKLESQYQWRRAARQWLVVLDIAPATNERLRDQIISRRARCSSYGNFYCGDYSGISEARLVDHTDMGVAA; this is encoded by the coding sequence ATGACACCTTTTCAAAAAGAATCAGCTCTGGCAGAAAAGTTGGAAAGTCAGTACCAATGGCGCCGGGCCGCGCGGCAATGGTTAGTAGTTCTTGATATTGCACCAGCTACCAATGAGCGCCTGCGTGACCAAATTATCAGCCGTCGGGCCCGGTGCAGCAGTTACGGAAATTTCTACTGCGGTGATTACTCCGGAATTTCTGAAGCGCGGCTGGTGGATCACACCGATATGGGGGTGGCCGCATGA
- a CDS encoding conserved phage C-terminal domain-containing protein, protein MSIKLMSQVWEVQSLTQPRKMLLLAVADFANDEGHSWPSVETLMRKCSFKSDSGVRRALAELSAAGWLSKSSRSVKGANGRRQQGSNTYQLNLAKLLAESLAEPVRRTVSKPAIEPVQDEGSQHEPSSHEGSQDEGSPDRENPNLEPVPGAPDPSVRSTPDPSNKNTFGQPPAAAAREEESFQSKITTDQAIAVLDHLNKLTGARYTKIPTTLQNIRARLTDGHTVEELVLVVDYLVALWLGTKWAKFLNPETMFRPSKFSGNLLGAQAWNSEGRKSNSQLNQEADHSERDAAYGRYLKRSLDNKSKSLIETAARKDADSASVKSMREDFAKSTWNKIWAECSQRQAGEKAA, encoded by the coding sequence ATGAGCATTAAGTTGATGTCTCAGGTCTGGGAGGTCCAAAGCCTGACGCAGCCACGCAAGATGCTGCTATTGGCGGTGGCCGACTTTGCAAACGATGAGGGGCATAGCTGGCCGTCAGTCGAAACGCTGATGCGCAAATGCAGCTTTAAATCCGATAGCGGGGTGCGCCGCGCCCTGGCCGAATTGTCCGCCGCCGGCTGGTTAAGTAAATCATCCCGAAGCGTCAAAGGGGCGAACGGTCGCCGGCAGCAGGGCAGCAATACCTATCAGCTGAATCTGGCTAAACTCCTGGCCGAGTCACTGGCCGAGCCTGTACGCCGTACAGTCTCAAAGCCCGCTATTGAGCCTGTACAGGATGAAGGCTCACAGCATGAACCCTCATCACATGAAGGTTCACAGGATGAGGGCTCACCAGACCGCGAAAATCCGAATCTTGAGCCTGTACCCGGTGCACCCGATCCGTCAGTAAGATCAACACCAGATCCATCAAATAAAAACACTTTTGGGCAACCGCCTGCGGCGGCAGCCCGGGAAGAGGAATCTTTTCAATCAAAAATAACCACAGACCAGGCGATCGCGGTACTGGATCACCTGAATAAACTCACTGGCGCCCGTTACACCAAGATCCCCACCACGCTGCAAAACATCCGCGCCCGGCTTACCGATGGCCACACCGTTGAAGAACTGGTCCTGGTTGTTGATTACCTGGTTGCGCTATGGCTAGGCACCAAATGGGCAAAATTTCTAAACCCCGAAACGATGTTCCGCCCATCAAAATTCAGTGGAAATCTTCTGGGTGCCCAGGCTTGGAATAGTGAAGGCCGAAAATCCAACTCTCAGTTAAATCAGGAAGCTGATCACTCAGAACGCGACGCCGCCTATGGACGCTACCTCAAACGTTCGTTGGACAACAAATCAAAAAGCCTTATTGAAACGGCCGCGCGGAAAGACGCCGACAGCGCCAGCGTTAAGTCCATGCGGGAGGATTTCGCCAAATCCACTTGGAATAAAATATGGGCCGAGTGCAGCCAGCGCCAGGCCGGGGAGAAAGCAGCATGA
- a CDS encoding DUF4222 domain-containing protein: MDENRVPVDRSYRDQYGVTVHVIGWDRERQRVIFLRDGYEHECMQPVEQFRKKFTGPL; encoded by the coding sequence GTGGATGAAAATCGTGTCCCTGTGGATCGCAGCTACCGCGATCAGTATGGGGTTACCGTGCACGTCATTGGCTGGGACCGGGAACGCCAGCGAGTCATATTCCTGCGAGACGGCTACGAACATGAGTGCATGCAGCCTGTCGAGCAATTCAGAAAGAAATTTACGGGGCCGTTATGA
- a CDS encoding YmfL family putative regulatory protein: MGKQSHWQAEKQPGWLVAAIKKTIAALPGGYAEAAEWLGVTENAIFNRLRADGDQIFPFGWALVIQQASGEKYVADAVSRASNSVNVPLVDIESIDNADINERLMESIEWIGRHSARVREAIADGMIDNAERQDLDETSYQVQRKWQEHVSLLYRVYCPPEKVDAQGCNPQASASHYHGDK; this comes from the coding sequence GTGGGTAAACAATCACATTGGCAGGCAGAAAAACAGCCGGGGTGGCTGGTGGCCGCAATCAAAAAGACCATCGCGGCGCTGCCGGGCGGTTATGCCGAGGCTGCGGAGTGGTTAGGCGTCACTGAGAACGCGATTTTCAACCGCCTGCGCGCCGACGGCGATCAGATATTCCCGTTCGGCTGGGCGCTGGTAATCCAGCAGGCCAGCGGGGAGAAATACGTTGCCGATGCCGTATCCCGCGCATCAAACAGCGTCAATGTTCCGCTGGTGGACATTGAGTCTATCGATAACGCGGACATCAACGAACGGCTGATGGAGTCAATTGAGTGGATTGGCCGGCATTCGGCCCGGGTGCGAGAGGCGATCGCGGACGGGATGATTGATAACGCAGAACGCCAGGATCTCGATGAGACGAGTTACCAGGTACAGCGGAAATGGCAAGAGCATGTATCGCTGCTGTATCGAGTGTACTGCCCTCCTGAAAAGGTTGACGCCCAGGGCTGCAACCCTCAGGCGTCGGCGTCTCATTACCATGGAGATAAATAA
- a CDS encoding transcriptional regulator: MNLRTYTGLQRGQATLLGKLLGVNSSLISQWANGIRAIPAERCPEIEKATSGAVTCEELRPDVDWAYLRGTERNQVNLPEEKQKPQR, translated from the coding sequence ATGAATCTCAGAACCTATACCGGCCTGCAAAGGGGGCAGGCGACTCTCTTAGGGAAATTATTGGGAGTCAATTCGTCACTCATTTCCCAATGGGCAAATGGTATACGAGCCATTCCCGCAGAACGATGCCCAGAAATTGAGAAAGCCACATCAGGCGCGGTGACGTGCGAAGAACTTCGCCCGGACGTTGATTGGGCGTATTTGCGTGGCACCGAACGTAATCAGGTTAACTTGCCTGAGGAAAAACAAAAACCACAGAGGTGA
- a CDS encoding hemolysin XhlA: protein MTYDNAQSGSGKSGGGNDMQSRIAKLESDVSYIRRDIDELKLEVKSVDKRLSNIEAGITSMKTTLKATGVVMGLVFAFCTYVFGSYVSRILDALNGLVLK from the coding sequence ATGACTTATGACAATGCACAGTCTGGAAGTGGAAAAAGTGGTGGGGGTAATGATATGCAAAGCAGAATTGCAAAGCTTGAATCTGATGTATCATATATCAGGCGAGATATTGATGAACTGAAACTCGAAGTGAAGTCCGTTGACAAACGGCTATCCAACATAGAAGCCGGTATCACCTCAATGAAAACCACGCTTAAAGCGACGGGAGTGGTTATGGGTTTGGTTTTCGCGTTTTGTACCTATGTTTTCGGAAGTTATGTGTCTAGAATATTGGACGCATTGAATGGGTTAGTGCTGAAATAA
- a CDS encoding HD family hydrolase, whose protein sequence is MTWITTFSGHHFDYADPDINSICISDIAHALSNECRYAGHCPQFYSVAQHSVLTSMIVPPAFALEALLHDAAEAYCKDIPSPLKALLPSYRSVEARIDAVIRRKFGLPAVNSPEVKDADLIMLATERRDLEIDPGTVWPMLEGIPVADLVVFPLTPCQAERAFFERWDELNQRIAS, encoded by the coding sequence ATGACGTGGATTACAACATTTAGCGGGCATCATTTTGATTATGCCGATCCGGATATTAATTCTATCTGCATTAGCGATATTGCCCATGCATTATCAAATGAATGTCGCTATGCCGGCCACTGCCCACAATTTTATAGTGTTGCCCAGCATTCTGTCCTGACCAGTATGATTGTGCCGCCGGCGTTTGCTCTTGAAGCTCTGCTGCATGACGCCGCTGAAGCGTATTGCAAAGACATACCAAGCCCATTAAAAGCGCTGCTGCCAAGCTATCGTTCTGTAGAGGCCCGTATTGATGCAGTTATCCGGCGTAAATTTGGTTTGCCAGCGGTTAATTCACCAGAAGTCAAGGACGCTGACCTGATCATGCTGGCCACGGAACGCCGTGACCTCGAAATAGATCCGGGCACGGTATGGCCGATGCTGGAGGGGATTCCAGTTGCCGACCTGGTCGTTTTCCCGCTCACGCCCTGCCAGGCGGAACGCGCCTTTTTCGAGCGCTGGGACGAACTTAACCAGAGGATAGCATCATGA
- a CDS encoding excisionase — protein sequence MLSLDCVPISAYCKETGENVEAINKRIQRGLWREGVHVLKVDGVKERWIDLTEVAKWARQSNVYHAE from the coding sequence ATGCTGAGCCTGGATTGTGTGCCGATTTCCGCTTACTGCAAAGAGACCGGCGAAAATGTAGAAGCCATTAACAAACGGATACAAAGGGGATTATGGCGGGAGGGTGTGCACGTATTAAAAGTGGATGGCGTAAAGGAGCGGTGGATTGATTTAACTGAGGTAGCAAAATGGGCCAGGCAGAGCAATGTTTACCACGCGGAGTAA
- a CDS encoding site-specific integrase: MGQAEQCLPRGVTIRKNKTGDTLIITFTYKGVLCREPFSRLEVNNKNIKYADRLLGEIQNKIEKGTFIYTDYFPKSPKLSLFGNVRRGRAIIDYLTEYLKICKTRNLSPSTLDGYKKCFTALSDLHKLPVTDLTPAILKNWIMQRQTALKTIRNRLSFLRSALDEAVTDGLISINPVGLVTASRYQSERGEHESEYIVDPLNPDEVTALLQAAGNQQWENLFRFALHTGMRSSELCALRWTDIDFIGKTAYIISASVSGVVKGTKTKAGKRKIELDEQALSALSSQKLFTFFRGEYVFEDPKTGEAWAGADAIRKKAWVPTLRKAGIRYRNPYQTRHTYATRHISRGANLFWLAGQMGHKGPEMLFRHYGSYLEEYDGNTGRQSSSQNGS; encoded by the coding sequence ATGGGCCAGGCAGAGCAATGTTTACCACGCGGAGTAACAATCAGGAAAAATAAGACCGGCGACACGCTGATCATTACTTTCACTTATAAAGGGGTTCTTTGCAGGGAACCCTTTTCCCGTCTCGAAGTAAATAACAAAAATATCAAATATGCCGATCGTCTGCTGGGGGAAATACAAAATAAAATTGAGAAAGGCACTTTCATTTATACCGATTATTTCCCGAAATCACCCAAACTATCACTTTTCGGAAACGTGCGGCGCGGGCGGGCCATTATCGACTATCTAACTGAATATCTAAAGATTTGTAAAACCCGGAATCTATCCCCGTCCACTCTCGACGGTTATAAAAAGTGTTTCACCGCCCTTTCCGATTTGCATAAATTACCTGTCACAGATCTGACGCCGGCCATTCTTAAAAACTGGATAATGCAGCGCCAGACCGCACTGAAGACCATCCGGAATCGACTCTCTTTTTTGCGCAGTGCTCTTGATGAGGCGGTGACGGATGGATTGATCAGCATTAACCCCGTTGGCCTGGTCACAGCATCGCGCTACCAGTCTGAGCGCGGCGAGCATGAAAGTGAGTATATTGTTGATCCGCTTAACCCCGATGAGGTCACGGCGCTGCTCCAGGCGGCCGGCAATCAGCAGTGGGAAAACCTCTTCCGCTTTGCGCTCCATACAGGTATGCGTAGTTCGGAGCTCTGTGCGCTGCGCTGGACTGATATAGATTTTATTGGCAAGACGGCTTATATCATTTCCGCCAGCGTCAGCGGAGTGGTTAAGGGTACAAAAACCAAGGCGGGTAAACGGAAAATTGAACTGGATGAGCAGGCATTGTCCGCTCTCAGTAGCCAGAAATTATTTACCTTCTTCCGTGGCGAATATGTCTTCGAAGATCCAAAGACCGGTGAGGCGTGGGCTGGCGCGGATGCCATTCGGAAAAAGGCATGGGTTCCCACACTCCGCAAGGCCGGGATCCGCTATCGGAATCCCTACCAAACCCGTCATACCTATGCCACCCGCCATATCAGCCGCGGCGCGAACCTGTTCTGGTTGGCCGGCCAGATGGGCCACAAAGGGCCGGAAATGCTGTTCCGCCATTACGGCTCATATCTGGAGGAATATGACGGAAATACCGGACGCCAGTCCAGCTCCCAAAATGGAAGTTGA
- a CDS encoding prevent-host-death protein, with translation MSVQPILANASVSISDFKKSPNGALKEAHGQPVAVLTNGHISGYYISPETWEAMVDYQEDIELGKIARSRMKGKRVKVKLDEL, from the coding sequence ATGTCTGTACAACCTATCCTGGCTAATGCGTCGGTGAGTATCAGCGATTTTAAAAAGTCACCCAATGGCGCCCTGAAAGAGGCCCACGGCCAACCGGTGGCGGTGTTGACCAACGGCCATATCTCCGGTTACTACATTTCACCGGAAACATGGGAAGCCATGGTGGATTATCAGGAAGATATCGAACTTGGCAAGATCGCCCGTTCACGGATGAAAGGTAAGCGCGTTAAGGTCAAGCTGGATGAGCTATGA
- a CDS encoding type II toxin-antitoxin system RelE family toxin produces MSYELEFEEHALKEFKNWARRYGSSSKEVKEILVNPHIPANRLSGMPDCYKIKLRSAGYRLVYQAIDEEVIVLVLAVGKRERSEVYNAAKARL; encoded by the coding sequence ATGAGCTATGAGCTGGAGTTTGAAGAGCATGCCCTTAAGGAGTTTAAAAACTGGGCGCGCCGTTACGGGAGCAGTTCAAAAGAAGTTAAAGAGATTTTGGTCAATCCCCATATTCCCGCCAATCGGCTCAGCGGCATGCCTGATTGTTATAAAATCAAGCTCAGGTCTGCCGGGTATCGGTTGGTTTACCAGGCGATCGATGAAGAGGTGATTGTGCTGGTGCTGGCCGTGGGCAAGCGTGAACGCTCAGAAGTATATAACGCCGCTAAAGCCCGGCTCTAA
- a CDS encoding DapH/DapD/GlmU-related protein, whose protein sequence is MTLVKLAETWIDPSVRLRECKIGRQCEVLANSAMEYSTLGNFSYIGEYCTVADAQIGKFVAIANNVRIGAPNHPMARPSQHRITYCPEYYSSGAVRDLDFFAHRREDSVIIGNDVWMGHGAIILPGVTIGDGAVVAAGAVVSKDVEPYQIVGGVPAKTIRMRFSPEVGRQLQLIAWWDWSLDTIIERLADFQDEDVETFCAKWGNQ, encoded by the coding sequence ATGACACTGGTTAAATTAGCAGAAACCTGGATCGACCCCAGCGTGCGCTTGCGCGAATGTAAAATCGGCCGACAGTGCGAAGTGCTTGCTAATAGCGCGATGGAATACAGTACGCTGGGTAATTTCTCCTACATCGGCGAATACTGTACCGTTGCCGACGCGCAAATCGGTAAGTTTGTCGCCATTGCCAATAATGTGCGCATCGGCGCCCCCAACCATCCCATGGCGCGCCCGTCACAGCACCGCATCACCTATTGTCCGGAATACTATTCGTCCGGCGCCGTGCGCGATCTGGATTTTTTTGCTCACCGTCGCGAAGACAGCGTTATCATCGGCAACGATGTCTGGATGGGCCATGGCGCGATTATACTGCCTGGCGTCACCATCGGCGATGGCGCGGTAGTGGCTGCCGGAGCGGTGGTCAGTAAAGATGTTGAGCCTTACCAGATTGTGGGCGGCGTACCGGCAAAAACCATTCGTATGCGTTTCTCACCGGAGGTGGGACGCCAGTTACAGCTCATCGCCTGGTGGGACTGGTCACTGGATACAATCATCGAACGGCTGGCTGATTTCCAGGATGAGGACGTTGAGACCTTTTGCGCGAAGTGGGGAAATCAGTGA
- a CDS encoding AraC family transcriptional regulator translates to MDPLSEVLSLLKLKTYVSGGFVVNEKSRIQFPKHRGLKCYSVVAGSCFLAMEGVTDPVFMGEGDSILLPRGRPFCLATDLSSPPVNFDVQMAARRPDVPLFSDAVGGCSVLGGHFLMTGGHADILLNALPPIVHIRNESSKEVMRWSLESLREELRDPQLGGSLVAQQLAYILLVKALRLYLQSEATRGVGWLFALADPQMRAAIACMHNDPGHPWKIQELAHHVGMSRTVFAQRFKERVGMTTMEYLTHWRILLASDRLQTSDDPVSKIAWSIGYGTESAFGKAFKRVLGYSPREHRRRYQAEPLPGTTDE, encoded by the coding sequence ATGGACCCGCTCTCAGAGGTGTTATCGCTGCTCAAGCTCAAGACCTATGTGTCGGGGGGCTTTGTGGTGAACGAAAAATCCCGTATCCAATTCCCTAAGCACCGGGGCTTGAAGTGCTACTCAGTGGTAGCGGGTTCATGTTTCCTGGCGATGGAGGGAGTAACCGACCCGGTGTTCATGGGGGAGGGGGATTCTATCCTCCTTCCCCGCGGCCGGCCGTTTTGCCTGGCGACGGACCTGTCTTCTCCGCCGGTGAATTTCGACGTGCAAATGGCCGCGCGCAGGCCGGATGTCCCGCTCTTTTCCGACGCCGTGGGCGGATGCTCCGTTCTTGGCGGGCACTTCCTCATGACCGGCGGGCATGCCGACATCCTGCTGAACGCGCTGCCTCCCATCGTCCATATCCGCAACGAGTCGAGTAAAGAAGTGATGCGATGGTCGCTGGAATCCTTAAGGGAGGAATTACGCGATCCTCAGCTGGGGGGATCGCTGGTGGCGCAACAGCTCGCTTATATTTTGCTGGTGAAGGCCCTTAGGCTGTACCTGCAGAGCGAGGCAACCAGGGGCGTAGGGTGGCTTTTTGCCCTTGCCGACCCGCAGATGAGGGCCGCGATAGCATGCATGCACAACGATCCGGGGCATCCCTGGAAAATACAGGAACTCGCTCATCACGTCGGCATGTCACGCACCGTTTTTGCTCAACGGTTCAAGGAAAGGGTAGGGATGACCACAATGGAATATCTTACGCACTGGCGAATATTGCTCGCCAGCGATCGCCTGCAGACGTCTGATGACCCTGTTTCCAAAATCGCCTGGTCAATCGGCTACGGTACGGAAAGCGCCTTCGGCAAGGCATTCAAACGGGTACTGGGGTACTCGCCGAGAGAACACCGCCGGCGCTATCAAGCAGAACCGCTGCCCGGCACGACCGATGAGTGA
- a CDS encoding SDR family oxidoreductase — protein MKIFLTGATGFIGTALVPELINAGHQVLGLARSDDGAKRLIAAGAKVHRGSLEDPGSLRLGAAGSDGVIHCAYDHDFSKFEESGKKESRAIDALGSALIGTDRPLVITSVTAMGAAAPGRIATEDYYIPNHPIPRTPTENAGAAVADRGVNVSVVRLPQVHNKVKQGLISQLIGLARDKGVSAYVEEGVNRWPAAHLLDVARLYRLAFEKHEPGSRYNAVAEEGIPLRQIAEAIGKLLQIPVVSIRVEEAQSHFGWLAMFAGMDMPASSQLTRQRLGWHPTGPGLLSDLEQDARTDTQGGNF, from the coding sequence ATGAAAATTTTCCTAACCGGCGCGACCGGGTTTATCGGCACTGCTCTGGTGCCCGAACTCATCAACGCGGGTCATCAGGTGCTTGGGCTGGCGCGATCGGATGACGGGGCGAAACGGCTCATCGCCGCCGGGGCCAAGGTGCATCGCGGCAGCCTTGAGGACCCCGGCAGCCTGCGTCTCGGCGCAGCCGGGTCAGATGGGGTGATCCATTGCGCGTATGACCATGACTTCTCGAAGTTCGAGGAGAGCGGCAAAAAGGAAAGCCGGGCCATTGATGCCCTGGGTTCCGCGCTCATCGGCACGGATCGCCCGTTGGTCATCACCTCGGTAACCGCTATGGGTGCAGCGGCTCCAGGCCGGATCGCCACGGAGGATTATTATATTCCCAACCATCCTATCCCCCGTACCCCTACGGAAAATGCGGGAGCGGCCGTTGCCGATCGGGGGGTGAATGTGTCGGTGGTCCGCCTGCCGCAGGTGCATAATAAGGTCAAGCAGGGCCTCATCAGCCAGCTTATCGGCCTGGCTCGCGACAAAGGGGTTTCGGCTTATGTCGAGGAAGGAGTCAACCGCTGGCCGGCGGCGCATCTTCTGGATGTGGCGCGTCTCTATAGGCTGGCGTTTGAAAAGCATGAGCCGGGCAGCCGATATAACGCGGTGGCAGAGGAAGGCATACCCCTGCGCCAGATAGCGGAAGCCATTGGCAAACTGCTGCAAATCCCTGTGGTCAGCATCCGTGTGGAAGAAGCCCAATCCCATTTCGGCTGGCTGGCCATGTTCGCCGGCATGGATATGCCCGCGTCAAGTCAGCTGACCCGGCAGCGCCTAGGGTGGCATCCCACCGGTCCGGGACTGCTCAGCGATCTTGAGCAAGATGCGCGCACGGATACTCAGGGTGGGAATTTTTAA
- a CDS encoding GNAT family N-acetyltransferase, protein MAYILGLPTPSDYAVLSTWVADATACMRWAGPNLPFPLDAENLPQLLNGQDATRRSYILCNSERPGDPLGFGQVVQKESGISHLARIIISPQARGNGLGRVLCQQLIAKATAVSSMNLLTLNVYRDNRKAMGLYLSLALPRQINNLVLTWFSCKIIEVMR, encoded by the coding sequence ATGGCTTATATATTAGGTTTGCCGACTCCGTCGGATTATGCGGTCCTGTCCACCTGGGTGGCGGATGCCACGGCCTGTATGCGCTGGGCAGGGCCTAATTTACCGTTTCCACTGGATGCGGAAAATTTGCCACAGTTACTGAATGGACAGGATGCGACCAGAAGGAGCTATATATTGTGTAACTCTGAGCGTCCTGGCGATCCCCTCGGATTTGGCCAGGTGGTACAAAAAGAATCCGGCATTAGCCATTTGGCCCGTATTATCATATCCCCGCAAGCCCGTGGGAATGGCCTTGGCCGGGTTCTTTGCCAACAGCTTATCGCCAAAGCAACCGCAGTCAGCAGCATGAACCTATTGACGCTCAATGTGTATCGGGATAATCGAAAAGCCATGGGGTTATATCTGTCCTTGGCTTTGCCGAGGCAGATAAACAACCTCGTTCTGACATGGTTCTCATGCAAAATTATTGAAGTGATGCGTTGA